In Flavobacteriales bacterium, a single window of DNA contains:
- a CDS encoding discoidin domain-containing protein codes for MKKSKLMSVVVLMSFEIVIWAQTSEQLIRLHNISTEFDLPAIGNINSNPPYKGSLLYVSQEKNIYKYNDNQWRTTWNSLGNSNIDSQNGFIGTIENSDLRFRTNNAQRMVVKNDGKVGINLNNPMGRFQVNTASLTTNTYISTGTASSNANNWLTNGVPQNANDNLSWTYWTSANVAWNWVNYWYRIDLGENNAQVVNKYQIIKQFNHHHPTRWEFQGSNDNINWANLDVQHGSTTWNWGGSITRTFPNSTPYRYYRWFMHRGFYSGSGWSGGFSIKEFKLFLSGDPDGTNLTDDFIVATNGHVGVGIAPTEALHVNGNILASGTITPDYVFEKYYGSNSITKPNYTFNSLEEVKSYVKANKHLPNVASAPEIEQQGGIIVNKSTESNLEKIEELYLYFFEVKEKYNRLIKRLNKLQKLFEETQN; via the coding sequence ATGAAAAAAAGCAAACTTATGTCTGTTGTAGTGCTTATGAGTTTTGAAATAGTCATATGGGCACAGACCTCTGAACAACTAATACGACTACACAACATTTCTACAGAATTTGATTTACCTGCAATAGGTAATATTAATTCAAACCCACCCTACAAGGGCTCTTTACTTTACGTTTCTCAAGAGAAAAACATTTACAAATACAATGATAATCAATGGAGAACTACTTGGAATAGTTTAGGCAATAGCAATATTGATTCCCAAAATGGATTTATAGGCACAATTGAAAATTCCGATTTGAGATTTAGAACCAATAATGCCCAAAGAATGGTGGTGAAAAATGATGGTAAAGTAGGGATAAACCTAAATAATCCAATGGGTAGGTTTCAAGTTAATACCGCTAGCTTGACTACTAATACGTATATAAGCACAGGAACTGCATCGTCTAATGCCAACAATTGGCTAACAAACGGTGTTCCGCAAAATGCAAATGATAATCTTAGTTGGACATATTGGACCTCAGCTAATGTTGCTTGGAATTGGGTCAATTATTGGTATAGAATTGACTTAGGCGAAAATAACGCACAAGTGGTTAACAAATATCAAATAATAAAACAATTTAATCATCACCATCCAACTAGATGGGAATTTCAAGGATCAAATGATAATATTAATTGGGCAAATTTAGATGTTCAACACGGCTCAACAACTTGGAATTGGGGAGGTAGTATAACACGCACATTTCCAAACTCAACACCATATAGATACTACCGTTGGTTTATGCATAGAGGTTTTTACAGTGGCTCAGGATGGAGTGGTGGCTTTTCAATAAAAGAGTTTAAATTATTTCTTTCTGGAGATCCAGACGGCACAAATCTAACAGATGATTTTATCGTTGCTACTAATGGTCACGTTGGTGTAGGTATTGCACCTACAGAGGCTTTACATGTCAATGGCAACATTTTGGCAAGTGGAACGATTACCCCTGACTATGTTTTTGAAAAGTATTACGGGAGCAATAGTATTACAAAGCCGAACTACACCTTTAATTCTTTAGAAGAAGTCAAATCATATGTTAAAGCAAATAAACATTTACCTAACGTAGCATCAGCACCAGAGATAGAGCAACAAGGCGGCATAATAGTTAATAAATCTACTGAAAGTAACCTTGAAAAAATTGAAGAATTATACCTCTACTTTTTTGAGGTCAAAGAAAAATACAATCGTTTAATAAAGCGATTAAACAAATTACAAAAACTCTTTGAAGAAACTCAAAATTAA
- a CDS encoding glycosyltransferase: protein MNSKKRILVAPLDWGLGHASRCVAIAKTLEKEGYEVVFAASGRPLELLIQEFPKNDFIKLEGYNISYPKNGQMALSMLSQLFKIWKGIRLEHKQLQQIIEDYNIDGVISDNRYGLYSKKVPCVFVTHQLQIQSPIFSESLQKINFNYIQKFDECWVPDSDTHLLSGQLSTANNSPFKCQYIGALSRFEKLEKTEHLDVLAIVSGPEPQRSMFEELLKKQLIASKLKAVLVLGKTEENKEEEIGNLKVVSHLNAKSLNQQMVNANVVISRSGYSTVMDIAKLHKKAIFVPTPGQTEQLYLAKYFYDKNRAFAMHQKDLDIQHALQKVEHISPLESDDYQVNWQELLSLF, encoded by the coding sequence GTGAATTCTAAAAAGAGAATACTTGTTGCCCCATTAGATTGGGGCTTGGGACATGCCAGCCGATGCGTTGCTATTGCTAAGACTTTAGAAAAAGAAGGTTATGAAGTTGTGTTTGCTGCTAGTGGAAGACCTTTAGAACTGCTTATTCAAGAATTTCCAAAAAATGATTTCATTAAGCTAGAGGGTTATAATATTAGTTACCCTAAAAATGGACAAATGGCACTGAGTATGCTTAGTCAATTGTTTAAAATTTGGAAAGGCATTCGCCTAGAACACAAACAATTGCAACAAATTATTGAGGATTACAACATTGACGGCGTCATTTCGGATAACCGTTATGGCTTGTATTCCAAAAAAGTGCCTTGCGTATTTGTGACACATCAACTGCAAATACAATCGCCCATATTTTCTGAAAGCTTACAAAAGATTAACTTCAACTACATTCAAAAATTTGATGAGTGTTGGGTGCCCGACTCAGACACGCATCTGTTGAGTGGTCAACTTTCAACAGCTAACAATAGCCCTTTCAAATGTCAATATATCGGTGCTTTATCCCGTTTTGAGAAGCTAGAAAAAACAGAACATTTAGATGTTCTAGCCATTGTATCTGGTCCAGAACCTCAACGTAGTATGTTTGAGGAATTACTTAAAAAACAGTTAATCGCATCTAAGCTTAAAGCGGTATTAGTTTTAGGCAAAACAGAAGAAAACAAGGAAGAAGAAATAGGAAACTTAAAGGTGGTTAGCCACCTCAACGCCAAGTCACTGAATCAGCAAATGGTCAATGCTAATGTTGTCATTAGTCGCTCGGGTTATTCTACAGTGATGGACATTGCCAAATTGCATAAAAAAGCCATTTTTGTACCAACCCCAGGACAAACAGAACAGCTTTATTTAGCCAAATACTTTTACGATAAAAATAGGGCTTTTGCTATGCATCAAAAGGATTTGGATATTCAACATGCCTTGCAAAAAGTGGAGCATATATCCCCATTAGAAAGTGACGATTACCAAGTCAATTGGCAAGAATTGCTAAGCCTTTTTTAG
- a CDS encoding carboxypeptidase-like regulatory domain-containing protein, with translation MKKHQLAFKSVLLLFLVLNSSNSVGQITKVKGKVLDESNNPMPFVNINFVNSHIGTTTDFDGMYSIETKWATDNLSASFLGYQKEVKNIVKNKNQIINFKLKTNSVKLKTVNIVEKKKLKYKNKGNPGVELIRNVIAQKENNHEHSLEYYECDKYEKVEFDLNNFSEKIVNNKLTKDFQFVFEHYVDTSEINGKPFIPFFIRENLSKVYYRKQPESQKEYMYGTKMSGHLNRFDSDGIGHFMKKLYSDINIYDNQIILFGNHFPSPINAIAPNIYKYFIIDTLAVEGVNCINLGFSPRSKSDFAFTGNLFIINDSTYAIRKVEMGINENINLNFVNDLQIDQDYIKVNESKWMLKRNNIFIDYSLSEKQTGILGKKTVSFQNYVVNQCRHDSIYSTKSDLIHVDNKNNVSENYWNQNRHENLNSQEEGIYTMIDSIQNIRTFKIISEAASILTSGWINCKWYELGTVATFVSWNEIEGLKLRIGGRTTTLFNEKFQLKGHIAIGLGDLRIKYLGGMDYSLNDNYLKNPQHKIYGSISRRTFFPGQFLEKLDHDNFLLSFNSGISDKMLLIHKLQLGYLKEFVGGFSLDIKLENKRYKPLGNLFFVNGYGEKDYHINTDECAIKVRYAPHEKFYQTKNGRRRISSKHPIFIAKHTMGVKGFFNGEHQFSKSTFEIIKRIYVPLMGHSDVNVEVGKFWGKAPFPLLQIPIANQSLGYQKEAFNTMNFMEFINDEYLSLRWSHFFKGAIFNKLPLLKHLKVREVIGVKALLGKLTDTNNPNMDKSLLQLPTDSNGKATTHILNGNPYIEASIGVTNILKFFRVDLIKRLNYLDEKYEVTSLLGQRGLTVRFSAKFDF, from the coding sequence ATGAAAAAACATCAATTAGCTTTCAAATCCGTTTTACTCTTATTTTTGGTATTAAACTCATCCAACTCTGTAGGTCAAATCACTAAAGTAAAAGGTAAAGTTTTAGATGAATCTAACAATCCTATGCCTTTCGTAAATATCAATTTTGTGAATTCTCACATTGGCACAACTACCGATTTTGATGGTATGTATTCTATTGAAACTAAATGGGCAACAGATAATTTGTCAGCATCTTTCTTGGGCTACCAAAAAGAAGTTAAAAACATCGTGAAGAACAAAAATCAAATCATCAACTTTAAACTGAAAACCAATTCGGTAAAACTCAAGACCGTCAATATTGTAGAAAAGAAAAAATTGAAGTATAAAAACAAAGGAAATCCAGGTGTTGAACTCATCAGAAATGTAATTGCCCAAAAAGAGAATAATCACGAACACTCTCTTGAGTATTATGAGTGTGATAAATATGAAAAAGTAGAATTTGACTTAAATAATTTCTCCGAAAAAATAGTCAATAATAAACTCACTAAAGATTTTCAATTTGTATTTGAACATTATGTAGATACTTCAGAAATTAATGGTAAACCATTTATTCCATTTTTTATTAGAGAAAACCTATCCAAAGTCTATTATAGGAAACAGCCTGAGAGTCAAAAGGAATATATGTATGGCACTAAAATGAGTGGTCACCTGAACCGATTTGATAGTGACGGTATTGGTCACTTTATGAAAAAACTTTATTCTGACATTAATATATACGACAATCAAATTATTCTTTTTGGCAATCATTTTCCTAGTCCTATAAATGCCATAGCCCCCAACATTTATAAATACTTTATCATAGATACACTAGCAGTCGAAGGTGTTAATTGTATCAATTTAGGTTTCTCACCACGCTCAAAATCTGATTTTGCATTTACAGGTAATCTTTTCATCATCAACGATAGCACTTATGCAATTCGCAAAGTAGAAATGGGAATTAATGAAAACATAAACCTCAACTTTGTTAATGATTTACAAATTGACCAAGACTATATAAAGGTCAATGAATCTAAATGGATGCTGAAAAGAAACAATATATTCATAGATTACAGTTTATCAGAAAAACAGACAGGAATACTGGGTAAAAAAACCGTTTCTTTTCAAAATTATGTTGTCAATCAATGTAGACACGACTCCATATATTCAACTAAGAGTGATTTAATACATGTAGATAATAAAAATAACGTAAGTGAAAACTATTGGAATCAAAATAGACACGAAAACCTGAACAGCCAAGAAGAAGGGATTTACACTATGATTGATAGCATTCAAAATATCAGAACCTTTAAAATAATTTCGGAGGCAGCTTCTATTCTTACTTCTGGTTGGATAAATTGTAAATGGTATGAACTCGGAACAGTGGCAACTTTTGTTAGCTGGAACGAAATTGAAGGTCTAAAATTGAGAATTGGTGGCAGAACAACTACTCTATTCAATGAAAAATTTCAGCTAAAGGGACATATTGCCATAGGCTTAGGAGATTTGAGAATAAAGTACCTCGGTGGTATGGATTATTCACTCAATGACAATTACCTTAAAAATCCACAACACAAAATTTACGGAAGTATTTCTAGAAGGACATTTTTTCCGGGTCAATTTCTAGAAAAGCTAGACCACGATAATTTTTTATTGTCTTTTAACAGTGGTATTTCTGATAAAATGTTGCTCATTCATAAATTGCAGTTAGGCTATTTGAAAGAATTTGTTGGGGGCTTTTCATTGGACATTAAATTAGAGAATAAACGCTACAAGCCATTAGGGAATTTATTTTTTGTAAACGGTTACGGAGAAAAAGACTATCATATCAACACAGACGAATGTGCTATAAAAGTTAGATACGCACCTCACGAAAAATTTTATCAAACCAAAAATGGAAGACGTAGAATAAGTAGTAAACACCCTATTTTTATTGCAAAGCACACTATGGGAGTTAAAGGGTTTTTTAACGGAGAGCATCAGTTTTCAAAATCTACTTTTGAAATAATCAAGAGAATATATGTGCCACTAATGGGGCATTCTGATGTCAATGTAGAAGTCGGTAAGTTTTGGGGCAAAGCACCATTTCCATTGTTACAAATCCCTATTGCTAATCAATCTTTGGGTTATCAAAAAGAGGCTTTTAACACCATGAATTTTATGGAGTTTATAAATGATGAATACCTTAGTCTAAGGTGGTCTCATTTTTTTAAAGGTGCTATCTTTAACAAGTTGCCCTTGCTCAAACACCTCAAGGTGAGAGAAGTTATAGGCGTTAAAGCACTATTGGGCAAACTAACTGACACCAATAATCCTAATATGGATAAAAGTTTGCTGCAACTTCCTACAGACTCTAATGGTAAAGCGACTACTCATATCCTTAACGGCAACCCCTATATTGAGGCGAGTATAGGAGTAACCAATATTCTCAAATTCTTTAGAGTAGATTTAATAAAAAGACTGAATTATCTTGATGAAAAATACGAAGTGACTTCCTTATTAGGACAAAGAGGACTAACAGTCCGTTTTAGTGCTAAATTCGATTTTTAG
- a CDS encoding 2-oxoacid:ferredoxin oxidoreductase subunit beta, translated as MENKVYTAKDFSSDQEVRWCPGCGDYSILKQVQSVMPEINVPKEDIVFISGIGCSSRFPYYMETFGMHSIHGRATAIASGLKAARPDLSVWIITGDGDSLSIGGNHLIHLLRRNFDTNVLLFNNQIYGLTKGQYSPTSEKGKKTKSTPMGSIDHPFNPLALCMGADATFIARTMDRDPKHMREMLMRSNSHKGTSLLEIYQNCNVFNDGAFFSMTDKATKMNQTLFLEHEQPLVFGENKDKGIRLDGFKPIIVSLEDCSIDDLWVHDEKDRVKAGLLTRFFDADFPRPFGVFYSEDRPTYEDALVQQIDNAIEQKGQGNLDDLLKGSNTWTID; from the coding sequence ATGGAGAATAAGGTATATACAGCAAAAGATTTTTCTTCTGACCAAGAAGTACGTTGGTGTCCTGGCTGTGGGGATTATTCCATATTAAAACAAGTGCAGTCGGTAATGCCAGAAATCAATGTGCCTAAAGAAGATATTGTATTCATTTCAGGAATAGGCTGTTCTTCACGTTTTCCGTATTATATGGAAACCTTTGGTATGCATTCTATTCATGGTAGAGCAACGGCTATAGCAAGTGGGCTAAAAGCAGCACGCCCCGACTTAAGCGTTTGGATAATTACTGGTGATGGCGATTCATTATCTATTGGTGGTAATCACTTGATTCATTTACTAAGAAGAAATTTTGATACCAATGTCTTGTTGTTCAACAATCAAATTTATGGATTAACTAAAGGACAATATTCGCCGACTTCCGAAAAAGGTAAAAAGACGAAATCTACACCAATGGGGTCGATAGACCATCCTTTTAACCCTTTAGCCTTGTGTATGGGTGCTGATGCAACCTTTATTGCAAGAACAATGGACAGAGACCCTAAGCATATGCGAGAAATGTTAATGCGCTCTAACAGTCATAAGGGCACTTCTTTACTAGAGATATATCAAAATTGTAATGTCTTTAATGATGGGGCATTTTTTAGCATGACGGATAAAGCCACAAAAATGAATCAAACCCTGTTTTTAGAACACGAACAACCTTTAGTGTTTGGAGAAAATAAAGATAAAGGTATTCGTTTGGACGGCTTTAAGCCTATCATTGTTTCATTAGAAGATTGCTCTATTGATGATTTGTGGGTTCACGATGAAAAAGATAGAGTCAAAGCGGGTTTGCTAACACGTTTCTTTGATGCTGATTTTCCACGTCCTTTTGGGGTGTTTTATTCTGAAGATAGACCAACTTACGAAGATGCTTTGGTACAACAAATTGACAATGCTATTGAGCAAAAAGGTCAAGGTAATTTAGACGATTTACTAAAAGGGTCTAACACTTGGACAATCGACTAA
- a CDS encoding MGMT family protein, with amino-acid sequence MPSNNFFSKVYEVVIQIPKGRVTSYGAIAKYLGSPQSARMVGWALNKVNTVEIPAHRVVNKQGLLTGKFHFDGITLMQQLLENEGIEVLDNQIQDLQNVFWDPSKELS; translated from the coding sequence ATGCCATCAAATAATTTCTTCTCAAAAGTGTATGAGGTCGTTATTCAAATTCCTAAAGGACGAGTAACGAGCTATGGTGCTATTGCCAAGTATTTAGGTAGCCCACAATCTGCACGTATGGTAGGCTGGGCATTAAACAAGGTCAATACCGTTGAAATCCCTGCTCATAGGGTAGTTAATAAGCAAGGTTTACTCACTGGCAAATTTCACTTTGATGGTATCACTTTGATGCAACAGCTTTTAGAAAATGAAGGTATAGAGGTTCTCGACAATCAAATTCAAGACTTACAAAATGTCTTTTGGGACCCTAGCAAAGAATTAAGTTGA
- a CDS encoding NifU family protein: MGIITDSTVINKIEDALAQVRPFLESDGGDIRLIEVTDDYIVKVKLLGACSNCQVSMMTLKAGVEQAIKKVLPEVQKVVDIDKLED; the protein is encoded by the coding sequence ATGGGAATAATAACTGATTCAACAGTAATTAATAAAATAGAAGATGCCTTAGCACAAGTTCGTCCCTTTTTGGAATCGGATGGTGGTGATATACGTCTTATTGAGGTTACTGACGATTACATAGTAAAAGTAAAATTACTTGGTGCATGCAGCAACTGTCAAGTCAGTATGATGACTTTAAAAGCTGGTGTTGAACAAGCTATCAAAAAGGTTCTACCTGAGGTTCAGAAAGTAGTTGATATTGATAAATTAGAGGATTAA
- a CDS encoding Mrp/NBP35 family ATP-binding protein, translated as MKISKEQLLKALSTFTLPGGGKDLVSTNAVRNIQIFGTEVVLDIVIDNPTLQYKKKVEVDCIKAIHQHVYEKADVKVNIVVEAAEKKPNIIRGNEIPGVKNIIAIASGKGGVGKSTVTANLAVALADKGYKVGLVDADIYGPSMPIMFDVVKAKPNGREVDGKRKILPVESYGVKLLSIGFFANTDQAVVWRGAMASKALNQMLWDTDWGDLDYMLIDLPPGTGDIHLSLVQSIPVGAAVVVSTPQNIALADARKGVAMFQMDSINVPVLGIVENMSYFTPQELPNNKYYIFGQEGARVLAEKLELPLLAEIPLVQSVREAADAGRPAVLQGSTPAAIVFLDFADKVVEEMNKRNQLEATKRVEITNTNGCSTD; from the coding sequence ATGAAAATAAGTAAAGAACAGCTTTTAAAAGCATTATCAACCTTCACATTGCCCGGTGGTGGCAAAGATTTAGTTTCTACCAATGCCGTTCGTAATATTCAAATTTTTGGTACAGAGGTTGTGCTAGATATCGTTATTGATAATCCAACACTTCAATACAAAAAGAAAGTAGAGGTAGATTGCATAAAAGCTATCCATCAGCACGTTTATGAAAAGGCCGATGTAAAGGTCAATATCGTAGTCGAGGCAGCAGAAAAAAAACCCAATATAATAAGGGGCAACGAAATACCTGGCGTTAAAAACATCATAGCTATTGCCTCGGGCAAAGGTGGTGTTGGTAAATCTACTGTAACGGCAAATTTGGCCGTAGCACTTGCCGATAAAGGCTACAAAGTAGGTTTAGTCGATGCTGATATTTATGGGCCTTCTATGCCCATTATGTTTGATGTGGTAAAAGCCAAGCCTAATGGCAGAGAGGTGGATGGTAAACGAAAAATTTTACCAGTAGAAAGTTATGGTGTAAAGTTATTATCTATCGGATTTTTTGCCAATACTGACCAAGCTGTAGTTTGGCGTGGTGCTATGGCGTCCAAGGCTTTGAATCAAATGCTTTGGGATACCGATTGGGGCGACTTAGACTACATGCTTATAGACTTGCCGCCCGGTACTGGTGATATCCATTTGTCTTTGGTGCAGTCTATACCTGTTGGTGCTGCTGTTGTCGTGAGTACACCTCAAAATATTGCATTAGCAGATGCCCGTAAAGGGGTGGCCATGTTTCAAATGGATTCAATCAATGTTCCTGTGCTTGGGATAGTAGAAAACATGTCATATTTCACGCCACAAGAATTACCGAACAATAAATATTATATCTTTGGTCAAGAAGGAGCTAGAGTACTAGCTGAAAAACTAGAACTCCCTTTATTGGCTGAAATACCACTAGTGCAAAGTGTTAGAGAAGCCGCTGACGCTGGTCGCCCTGCTGTTTTGCAAGGTTCAACACCAGCAGCCATTGTCTTTTTAGATTTTGCTGATAAAGTAGTGGAAGAAATGAATAAAAGAAACCAATTAGAGGCAACTAAACGTGTTGAAATTACAAACACTAACGGTTGTTCAACAGATTAA
- a CDS encoding 2-oxoacid:acceptor oxidoreductase subunit alpha, which translates to MTQETVEKVVIFFAGDSGDGIQLTGSQFTNTAALYGNDLSTFPDFPAEIRAPQGTLAGVSGFQISFGSTEIFTPGDECDVLVVMNVAALKANLKRLKKGGAIILNTDGFDKRNLRLAGFADDENPLTDNSLADYRVSEMNVTKLTRECLVDVTLGVKEKDRCKNMFVLGFVYWMYNRSLEHTIDFLKQKFKNKPDVLEANTRVLKAGYNFANTCEISSSRFEVKPAKMASGTYRNIMGNQATAMGLIAASQQSGLDLFYGSYPITPASDILHELAKHKNFGVRSFQAEDEIAAISASIGASFGGALGVTATSGPGVALKGEAIGLAFMLELPLVIVNVQRGGPSTGLPTKTEQADLLQAMYGRNGEAPVPIISASTPSDCFEATLEACRIAIEHMTPVFFLSDGYIANGAEPWLFPQSKDLQSIKVPMTKKENTDYLPYKRDDKLVREWAIPGMSGFEHRVGGLEKENLTGNVSYDSSNHELMVKTRAEKVERIADFIPNQKLDAGSEKAKVLVLAWGSTYGAIKTAVKELLAEGYSVAHAHLRYINPFPKNLESLIRAYDKVLIPEINNGQLIKLIRDKYVIDAIPMNKIQGIPFEAREIKNRIIELHDGE; encoded by the coding sequence ATGACTCAAGAAACAGTAGAAAAAGTAGTTATTTTCTTCGCTGGTGATTCAGGAGATGGAATACAATTAACAGGTTCGCAGTTTACTAATACCGCCGCTTTGTATGGTAATGACCTCAGTACATTCCCTGATTTTCCTGCTGAGATACGAGCACCCCAAGGCACACTGGCCGGAGTGTCAGGTTTCCAAATTTCTTTTGGAAGTACTGAAATATTTACACCCGGTGATGAATGCGATGTCTTGGTAGTAATGAATGTGGCAGCACTAAAAGCCAACCTCAAGCGATTGAAAAAAGGAGGAGCAATAATCCTCAATACCGATGGCTTTGATAAAAGAAATTTGCGTCTGGCTGGTTTTGCAGATGATGAAAATCCATTAACAGACAATTCTCTTGCAGATTATAGAGTAAGTGAAATGAATGTAACTAAACTAACTAGAGAATGTTTGGTTGATGTTACATTGGGCGTCAAAGAAAAGGACCGTTGCAAAAATATGTTTGTCCTCGGTTTTGTCTATTGGATGTACAACCGCTCTTTAGAGCATACCATAGATTTCTTAAAACAGAAATTCAAGAATAAACCAGATGTTTTAGAAGCCAATACTAGAGTGCTCAAAGCCGGTTATAATTTTGCTAACACATGTGAAATATCAAGTAGTAGGTTTGAGGTGAAACCTGCAAAAATGGCATCAGGAACTTACCGCAATATAATGGGTAATCAAGCTACGGCTATGGGTCTTATTGCTGCCTCTCAGCAGTCAGGTCTTGACTTATTTTATGGATCGTATCCTATAACTCCTGCATCAGACATCTTACACGAATTGGCCAAACATAAAAACTTTGGCGTACGTTCTTTCCAAGCCGAAGATGAAATAGCGGCTATAAGCGCAAGTATAGGAGCATCTTTTGGTGGTGCACTAGGAGTTACGGCAACATCTGGACCTGGTGTAGCTTTAAAAGGAGAAGCTATAGGCTTGGCATTTATGCTAGAGCTACCTTTAGTTATTGTTAATGTACAAAGAGGTGGGCCTTCAACGGGTTTGCCAACCAAAACAGAACAAGCCGATTTGTTACAAGCTATGTATGGTAGAAATGGTGAAGCACCTGTACCAATCATTTCGGCTAGTACACCATCGGATTGTTTTGAGGCTACTTTAGAAGCCTGTCGCATTGCAATAGAACACATGACACCTGTATTCTTCTTATCTGACGGATATATTGCTAATGGTGCAGAGCCTTGGTTATTCCCTCAGTCTAAAGACCTTCAGTCTATAAAAGTGCCGATGACTAAAAAAGAAAATACGGATTATTTGCCCTATAAAAGAGATGATAAATTAGTAAGAGAATGGGCTATTCCTGGTATGTCAGGTTTTGAACATAGAGTAGGGGGCTTAGAAAAAGAAAATTTGACGGGCAATGTTTCCTACGATTCTAGTAACCACGAATTAATGGTGAAAACTAGAGCCGAAAAAGTGGAACGTATAGCTGATTTCATTCCTAATCAGAAGTTAGATGCTGGTTCAGAAAAAGCTAAAGTCCTTGTACTAGCTTGGGGTTCGACTTATGGCGCAATAAAAACAGCAGTCAAAGAATTATTGGCTGAAGGATATTCAGTAGCTCATGCTCATTTGCGTTACATTAATCCGTTTCCTAAAAATTTAGAGAGTCTAATACGAGCTTACGATAAGGTGTTGATACCGGAGATAAATAACGGTCAATTGATAAAACTGATACGTGATAAGTACGTTATAGATGCTATTCCAATGAATAAAATTCAGGGAATACCATTTGAAGCAAGAGAAATTAAAAACCGAATTATAGAATTGCACGATGGAGAATAA
- the trmB gene encoding tRNA (guanosine(46)-N7)-methyltransferase TrmB has translation MAKNKLRKFSQMAEYPNVFQPTFEELKSGFSIQGKWKSEVFKNDHPLVVELGCGKGEYSVGLAKKYPEKNFLGVDVKGARMWKGASDAVNDGISNVAFLRTRIEFIEYCFAKSEVDEIWITFPDPQIKKKRAKNRLTHPVFLERYSNILQDKGLIHLKTDSQFLHGYTLGIIEGHQHHLEDAEHDIYNAVLQRENMEIKTHYEQLFLEKNMPITYLRFRLK, from the coding sequence TTGGCAAAGAACAAACTCCGTAAGTTTTCTCAAATGGCAGAATACCCTAATGTCTTTCAGCCTACATTTGAAGAATTAAAGTCAGGCTTTTCAATCCAAGGCAAGTGGAAGTCTGAAGTTTTTAAAAACGACCATCCTTTAGTTGTAGAGTTGGGCTGTGGAAAAGGTGAATATTCGGTGGGTTTGGCCAAGAAATATCCTGAAAAAAACTTTTTAGGTGTAGATGTTAAAGGAGCACGTATGTGGAAAGGTGCAAGTGATGCAGTCAATGATGGCATATCTAATGTAGCTTTTTTAAGAACACGTATAGAATTTATAGAATACTGTTTTGCTAAGAGTGAAGTCGATGAAATCTGGATTACTTTTCCAGATCCACAAATCAAAAAGAAAAGAGCAAAAAATAGATTGACACACCCTGTATTTTTAGAACGCTATTCCAATATTTTACAAGACAAGGGATTGATTCACCTAAAAACCGATAGCCAATTTTTACACGGTTATACATTAGGAATTATTGAAGGTCATCAGCACCACTTAGAAGATGCCGAACACGACATTTACAATGCTGTATTGCAAAGAGAAAATATGGAGATAAAAACCCATTACGAGCAATTGTTTCTAGAAAAAAATATGCCTATTACTTATTTGAGGTTTAGGTTGAAATAG